In the genome of Oscarella lobularis chromosome 1, ooOscLobu1.1, whole genome shotgun sequence, one region contains:
- the LOC136199357 gene encoding monocarboxylate transporter 10-like — protein MRCAVSEWCGSVRGRVQAAAVVFTAFYANVVVLGKLYSISLLVDVLLSPPCRESNHTNATAHDDGGKGNASARLISCGGFGEGRGSTAWTGSAIISVYFLSCAIAGGLADKIGFRSMAIIGALITTTATLASSFVQSLPIFIFLFSVVGGSGVGLVDVSGIGSVLVHHPKHFAVMMGLVASGSGIGVITFGLTYDTLLHAVGWRWTVRLFSLLVFILALLALTYPNREADEKERESPMPSSSSSSSSENDDAISYIAAIKSGTTLPGSFAGQPDVYYLNLSKFDNNGAKTERKGFVDWKLIRNPYVLAVGFGRSLAYFGYSIAVVHMVSLARDLKVTDFESSLVVVTYGVGELGGRFGVGWLAAWKETNRYYIQQVAVFFIGVSTILASTISSLGPLLAYTCTIGILTGSTVTLSAVVLKDLLKKEEVPRAFGYTTSFRAPFTLIAPPIAGWIFDRFQSYESAFYLGGSVAILGSLLYLIIPYCQRRERRRFSCDLQEKSNRDDITGA, from the exons ATGAGGTGCGCGGTTTCCGAGTGGTGCGGCAGCGTTCGCGGACGAGTCCAAGCAGCAGCAGTTGTCTTCACTGCATTCTACGCTAACGTCGTTGTGCTCGGAAAGCTCTACTCAATTTCGCTACTAGTCGATGTCCTGCTCAGTCCTCCCTGCCGCGAGAGCAACCACACCAACGCTACTGcacacgacgacggcggcaaaGGAAACGCGTCGGCACGTTTGATTTCCTGCGGTGGTTTTGGCGAGGGAAGAGGATCGACCG cTTGGACCGGTTCGGCTATTATCTCCGTCTACTTCCTTTCCTGTGCCATCGCCGGAGGACTAGCCGACAAGATCGGTTTTCGATCAATGGCCATCATCGGTGCTCTCATCACAACGACTGCTACCCTGGCATCGTCCTTCGTCCAATCACTTCCGATTTTCATATTTTTATTCAGCGTCGTAGGCGGCTCTGGTGtcggtctcgtcgacgtttcgggCATCGGCTCTGTGCTCGTTCATCATCCGAAGCACTTCGCCGTCATGATGGGCCTGGTTGCTTCGGGCTCCGGAATCGGAGTCATAACATTCGGACTGACGTACGACACTCTACTCCACGCCGTCGGATGGCGCTGGACCGTGCGACTTTTTAGTCTACTCGTCTTTATCCTGGCGCTACTCGCGCTGACATATCCCAATCGGGAGGCGGACGAGAAGGAACGCGAGTCGCcgatgccgtcgtcgtcatcatcgtcgtcaagcgaaaacgacgatgcCATCAGTTATATCGCGGCTATAAAATCGGGAACGACGCTGCCAGGCAGCTTCGCTGGACAACCGGACGTGTACTATCTAAACTTGAGCAAATTCGATAACAATGGGGCTAAAACGGAGCGGAAAGGATTTGTCGACTGGAAACTAATTCGAAACCCGTACGTTCTAGCTGTCGGTTTCGGACGCAGTCTGGCATATTTTGGCTATAGCATAGCTGTAGTGCACATG GTATCTTTGGCTAGAGATTTGAAGGTGACGGACTTCGAGTCGTCTCTCGTCGTAGTCACGTACGGTGTCGGCGAACTAGGCGGCCGCTTCGGAGTCGGCTGGCTGGCCGCTTGGAAGGAGACGAATCGATACTACATTCAGCAAGTGGCAGTTTTCTTCATAGGAGTATCGACGATTCTTGCTTCGACTATTTCGAGCCTCGGCCCACTACTCGCCTATACGTGCACTATTGGAATCCTCACCGGTTCTACTGTTACGCTCAGTGCTGTCGTCTTGAAAGATTTACTGAAAAAGGAGGAGGTTCCTCGAGCCTTTGGCTATACGACTTCTTTCAGAGCTCCTTTTACTCTTATAGCACCGCCCATAGCAG GGTGGATTTTTGATCGATTTCAAAGCTACGAATCTGCGTTTTACCTCGGCGGCTCGGTAGCCATTCTGGGATCGCTTCTGTATTTGATCATTCCCTATTGTCAGCGAAGAGAGCGCCGACGGTTTTCGTGTGACCTGCAGGAGAAAAGTAACAGGGACGATATTACTGGTGCATAA
- the LOC136188339 gene encoding uncharacterized protein — protein sequence MRQFLLLSWVVAVCSLLSKRAMAQPRNASSNDLSVSVSVMGESTSAASARLPVGGRGTLVCRAFVKGSNALPRHRDLIEFAWKKKDSKDLLTDDKRFQVFQDRRKSILLIRDFQSDDSDTYRCIAFMYGSNKGRKIARAFGTVQLIAINPPVVKAMTRRYEARPGASVLIEFSVLYNGAVWADIYQNETLLRREHLRINGQANISYEISPMMNRDKGKYSLRVVSHEFSVLRPGKKEVKVVIIKPPKKARKLACRVSENRIRVTWKHAKSTPLRFVSHVRKEYSLVVRGIFDGLNVTNATLGPRKKSVDFAVSSQFPCARFSATLISIGSDGEYGEQVRAECLEDPFAKTMPKKFKSDLAFRHKKMIYLVLNGNPLPACLDLLLPSVRRKVCELKFTKRKGETPSSAGGPYYQISAENFTGNLLDLFHQCPRTTENCSHVYHQDTCKETPTIAVTERSTTTEVATSSSTIETTPTNLPTSRSLPTKMTPTSSTGYTYATASSTSNVPSTNWPTKTATSASSTGTGMALTTDQKISTAARSTTGDVVADDSRTAIIIYSLSGVLVFLIAIAILVASIIYYRRKRVSGEAKSLGSTDTEPPTPNDEHSKLRAAAFLLRSEIQDRSHLNLSADSYSIATLEPDGFETTRLLQSVKDWVSSQARCGSLTETGSLSLESLANIQSRLDSVSLSSSSLHVNSDHGNKHLMTTNDTQITEVTDLILEVLREIKCLKSRRLGNRLETVM from the exons ATGCGTCAATTCCTCCTACTGTCGTGGGTTGTTGCTGTTTGCTCTCTCTTGAGCAAACGCGCGATGGCGCAACCTAGAAATGCGTCCTCTAACG ACCTGTCTGTCAGCGTGTCTGTGATGGGAGAGTCGACGAGTGCCGCGTCTGCTCGACTTCCCGTCGGCGGAAGAGGCACATTAGTCTGCAGGGCTTTCGTGAAAGGATCAAATGCATTGCCGAGACACAGAGATTTGATTGAATTTGCatggaagaaaaaggacTCAAAAGATCTTCTGACGGACGACAAACGCTTCCAAGTTTTTCAGGATCGAAGGAAGTCGATTCTTCTCATTCGCGACTTCCAGTCTGACGACAGTGATACTTACCGGTGTATTGCATTTATGTATGGTTCCAACAAGGGACGGAAAATTGCCAGGGCTTTCGGTACCGTGCAACTAATTGCTATTA ATCCGCCTGTTGTAAAAGCGATGACTAGAAGATACGAAGCGCGTCCAGGAGCCTCTGTTCTGATTGAATTCAGCGTATTATACAACGGCGCTGTGTGGGCTGATATCTATCAAAACGAAACCCTACTACGAAGAGAGCATCTTCGAATAAATGGTCAAGCTAACATTTCCTACGAGATATCTCCCATGATGAATCGGGACAAAGGAAAGTATAGTCTTCGCGTTGTCAGCCACGAGTTCTCTGTCCTCAGACcaggaaagaaagaagtcaAAGTTGTGATTATTA AACCTCCGAAGAAAGCCAGGAAACTGGCTTGTCGCGTTTCTGAGAACAGAATACGTGTTACCTGGAAGCATGCCAAATCGACTCCGCTTCGCTTTGTGAGCCACGTTCGTAAGGAATACTCTCTGGTTGTTCGGGGAATCTTTGACGGATTAAACGTGACAAATGCAACTCTCGGtcctagaaagaaaagtgtCGATTTTGCTGTTTCATCTCAATTCCCTTGCGCGCGCTTTAGTGCCACTCTGATTTCAATTGGATCCGACGGCGAGTACGGAGAGCAGGTTCGGGCCGAATGCTTAGaagacccgtttgctaaaACAA TGCCAAAAAAGTTTAAATCCGATCTGGCTTTTCGACACAAAAAGATGATCTATTTGGTGTTGAACGGAAATCCGCTTCCTGCTTGTCTCGACTTGCTCCTGCCTTCGGTTCGAAGAAAAGTGTGCGAGCTGAAATTCACAAAAAGGAAGGGCGAAACCCCATCTTCAGCTGGAGGACCATATTACCAAATTTCGGCCGAAAATTTTACTGGCAATTTACTTGACCTATTTCATCAATGTCCACGCACGACTGAGAACTGCTCTCACGTTTACCACCAGGATACCTGCAAGG AGACTCCTACAATTGCCGTTACAGAACGTAGCACAACGACCGAAGTGGCTACTTCCAGTTCTACCATCGAGACAACCCCAACAAACTTGCCAACGAGCCGTTCACTTCCAACAAAAATGACACCAACTAGTAGTACAGGTTACACGTATGCGACGGCTTCGTCAACTTCGAACGTACCTTCTACCAATTGGCCTACGAAAACAGCCACTTCAGCCTCAAGCACTGGCACTGGCATGGCACTGACGACAGATCAGAAAATCAGTACTGCCGCGCGGAGTACAACTG GAGACGTAGTAGCTGATGACAGTCGTACAGCTATCATCATATATTCGCTGAGTGGCGTTCTGGTGTTTCTTATTGCTATTGCCATTCTCGTTGCTAGTATAATCTACTATCGAAGAAAGCGGGTGAGTGGCGAGGCAAAGTCGCTCGGATCCACAGACACTGAGCCACCTACACCAAACGACGAACACAGTAAACTCAGAG CTGCTGCGTTCTTGCTAAGAAGCGAGATTCAGGATAGGTCTCACCTCAACTTGAGCGCGGACAGTTACTCCATCGCAACTCTCGAACCCGACGGCTTTGAAACTACTAGATTGTTGCAGTCTGTTAAAG ATTGGGTATCTAGTCAAGCTCGCTGCGGCAGCTTGACAGAAACTGGCTCACTCAGTTTGGAGTCCCTCGCAAACATTCAGTCGCGGTTGGATTCGGTGTCTCTGTCGTCAAGCAGCCTCCATGTGAATAGCGACCACGGAAACAAACACCTCATGACGACGAATGACACTCAGATTACAGAAGTCACTGATCTGATACTCGAAGTTCTGCGCGAAATAAAGTGTCTCAAAAGTCGCCGACTTGGAAATCGTTTAGAAACAGTTATGTAA
- the LOC136187965 gene encoding trafficking protein particle complex subunit 4-like isoform X2, translating to MGIYSIYIVNRAGSLIYHYDHVANASSTELVKSYSRHPIDLVFKESERLVVQYGDKETIGLSVVGVNDEAVQGKTLHSGQRILDFLAEPSNFPIRLRFAKPRLTSNERIMLGSMFHSLYAIAAKLSPVEKSSGIEVLEAENFKLHCFQTLTGLKFMLLTDPRQTSSETLLRKFYEIYSDYALKNPFYSLDMPIRCELFDEHLKKAVEQTERVSAYATTQTIT from the exons ATGGGGATCTACTCCATCTACATCGTAAATCGAGCCGGCAGCCTCATCTATCATTACGATCACGTCGCCAACGCATCGTCGACGGAGCTGGTGAAGTCCTACTCCCGGCATCCAATCGATTTAGTCTTCAAGGAGAGCGAACGACTCGTCGTTCAGTACGGCGACAAGGAAACAA TTGGCCTATCAGTGGTCGGCGTCAACGACGAAGCCGTTCAGGGCAAGACGTTGCACAGCGGTCAACGAattctcgattttctcgccgaaCCGAGCAATTTTCCGATACGATTGCGCTTCGCGAAGCctcgattgacgtcgaacgagcgaATCATGCTCGGAAGCATGTTTCATTC TTTGTACGCGATTGCCGCGAAATTGTCGCCCGTCGAGAAATCGTCTGGAATCGAGGTGCTCGAAGCGGAGAATTTCAAACTTCACTGTTTTCAAACACTGACAG GTTTGAAATTCATGCTTCTGACCGATCCGCGTCAGACGAGCAGCGAGACTCTACTGCGGAAATTCTATGAAATCTACAGCGACTACGCTCTGAAAAATCCCTTCTACTCTCTAGACATGCCTATCAG ATGTGAACTTTTTGATGAACATCTAAAGAAAGCCGTAGAACAGACAGAAAGAGTTAGCGCCTACGCAACTACCCAAACTATTACATAa
- the LOC136187965 gene encoding trafficking protein particle complex subunit 4-like isoform X1 codes for MGIYSIYIVNRAGSLIYHYDHVANASSTELVKSYSRHPIDLVFKESERLVVQYGDKETSQSERRRVAILLKCTLVGLSVVGVNDEAVQGKTLHSGQRILDFLAEPSNFPIRLRFAKPRLTSNERIMLGSMFHSLYAIAAKLSPVEKSSGIEVLEAENFKLHCFQTLTGLKFMLLTDPRQTSSETLLRKFYEIYSDYALKNPFYSLDMPIRCELFDEHLKKAVEQTERVSAYATTQTIT; via the exons ATGGGGATCTACTCCATCTACATCGTAAATCGAGCCGGCAGCCTCATCTATCATTACGATCACGTCGCCAACGCATCGTCGACGGAGCTGGTGAAGTCCTACTCCCGGCATCCAATCGATTTAGTCTTCAAGGAGAGCGAACGACTCGTCGTTCAGTACGGCGACAAGGAAACAAGTCAGTCAGAACGCCGAAGAGTTGCGATTCTCCTAAAATGCACACTAGTTGGCCTATCAGTGGTCGGCGTCAACGACGAAGCCGTTCAGGGCAAGACGTTGCACAGCGGTCAACGAattctcgattttctcgccgaaCCGAGCAATTTTCCGATACGATTGCGCTTCGCGAAGCctcgattgacgtcgaacgagcgaATCATGCTCGGAAGCATGTTTCATTC TTTGTACGCGATTGCCGCGAAATTGTCGCCCGTCGAGAAATCGTCTGGAATCGAGGTGCTCGAAGCGGAGAATTTCAAACTTCACTGTTTTCAAACACTGACAG GTTTGAAATTCATGCTTCTGACCGATCCGCGTCAGACGAGCAGCGAGACTCTACTGCGGAAATTCTATGAAATCTACAGCGACTACGCTCTGAAAAATCCCTTCTACTCTCTAGACATGCCTATCAG ATGTGAACTTTTTGATGAACATCTAAAGAAAGCCGTAGAACAGACAGAAAGAGTTAGCGCCTACGCAACTACCCAAACTATTACATAa
- the LOC136187956 gene encoding retinoblastoma-binding protein 5 homolog has translation MNLELLDSFNHSYPEENDGTLDSGSSALTCQFNRRGTLLAVGCNDGRIVIWDFLTRSVAKTYSNHVSSISSLSWSRDGRQILSSSTDFTVCLTDVMSGEAQHCYRFPSIITRVQFHPRNKNVFLVCPMKHAPVVVTIPEEHRVLPTDGDSELNMTASYDRRGLRIYTGSAKGKILVLDSKSLEVIGKFRITTSANTATAVKSIDFARRGNHFLVNCGDRIIRVFDSEDIIGRAGNDANGDKENQEPECIQRLQDLVNRTQWKKCCFSGDGEYIVAGSSRQHALNIFDKASGNLVKILQGMKGEMLLDVAWHPVRPIVASVSSGVVSIWSHNQVENWSAFAPDFTELEENQEYDERESEFDIEDEDRSVAGTLENEAEDVIIDVVTVESIPALVSSDEDESVENGLFYLPVAPDVDEPEDTGWGQLEMDKETRCLPLPPAPTAPLPPPPSPPPTDPDQLASTAASATETTGVPSQLEDASAVDADTDEPLSKRMKTIDIGFGDMNPDQIATVLELERAKTSSSKFRPKSIKVKSKKGMKSGGKKSGKPKRGADSGGGSQLLKREDSEDIQLSISGLPSGVATEEKNEIENENENENENGVAVEEEDDSKNTSIDIDVSTVETGESASVVADSQVEKMDMAEKEQKL, from the exons ATGAATCTAGAACTACTCG aCTCATTCAATCACAGCTACCCggaagagaacgacggcaCGCTCGATTCGGGCAGCTCGGCGCTGACGTGCCAGTTCAATCGAAGGGGCACGCTTTTGGCGGTCGGCTGCAACGACGGACGAATCGTTATATGGGACTTTCTGACTCGCAGCGTCGCTAAAACCTACAGCAATCACGTCTCTTCGATATCTTCTCTAAg TTGGAGTCGCGATGGACGTCAGATATTGAGTTCTTCGACCGATTTCACCGTTTGCTTGACTGACGTCATGTCGGGAGAAGCTCAGCACTGTTATCGATTTCCTTCTATAATAACGCGAGTTCAATTCCATCCGAGGAATAA GAACGTGTTTTTGGTGTGTCCCATGAAGCACGCtcccgtcgtcgtgacgattCCTGAAGAACATCGAGTACTTCCGACCGATGGAGAT TCGGAACTCAATATGACGGCTTCCTACGATCGAAGGGGGCTTAGGATTTACACAGGAAGTGCTAAGGGAAAG ATTCTTGTCTTGGATTCAAAGTCTCTCGAGGTGATAGGCAAATTTAGAATCACCACCAGTGCTAACACGGCGACAGCAGTAAAATCGATCGACTTTGCGAGACGAGGAAA tcacTTTCTGGTGAACTGCGGAGATCGCATTATTCGCGTTTTCGACAGCGAAGACATCATTGGACGCGCTGGGAACGACGCGAATGGAGACAAAGAGAACCAAGAGCCGGAGTGCATACAACGTCTTCAAGACTTAGTCAATAG AACGCAATGGAAGAAGTGCTGCTTTTCCGGCGACGGAGAGTACATCGTAGCGGGATCGTCTCGGCAGCATGCACTGAACATATTCGATAAAGCAAGCGGAAATCTTGTGAAAATTCTCCAGGGAATGAAAGGCGAAATGTTGTTAGACGTGGCG TGGCATCCTGTACGTCCTATAGTTGCTTCTGTTTCAAGTGGTGTCGTATCGATATGGTCTCACAATCAAGTG GAAAATTGGAGTGCGTTTGCTCCCGACTTCACCGAgcttgaagaaaatcaagagTACGATGAACGAGAGTCTGAATTTGACATA GAAGATGAGGATCGTTCTGTCGCTGGAACGTTGGAAAACGAAGCGGAAGACGTCATAATCGACGTGGTCACAGTCGAATCCATTCCAGCTCTTGTGAGCAG cgatgaagacgaatcgGTTGAAAATGGATTATTTTATCTTCCCGTTGCGCCGGACGTAGATGAGCCGGAAGACACGGGCTGGGGTCAACTGGAG ATGGATAAGGAAACTCGTTGTCTCCCTCTTCCACCAGCGCCGACAGCACCTCTACCTCcacctccttctcctcctccaacgGATCCGGATCAATTGGCGTCAACTGCTGCCTCGGCTACAGAAACGACGGGCGTGCCGTCTCAGCTTGAAGACGCTTCCGCCGTCGATGCCGATACAGATGAACCTCTTTCGAAACGAATGAAGACCATCGATATTGGATTTGGTGATATGAATCCTGATCAAATAGCCACCGTTCTGGAATTGGAACGAG ctAAGACTTCTTCGTCAAAGTTTCGTCCAAAGTCGATAAAAGTAAAATCTAAGAAGGGAATGAAGAGCGGAGGCAAGAAAAGCGGAAAGCCAAAGAGAGGCGCAGATTCGGGTGGTGGCAGCCAGTTACTAAAGAGGGAGGATAGTGAAGACATTCAACTAAGCATAAGCGGCCTTCCTTCTGGCGTAGCAacggaggagaaaaacgagattgagaacgagaacgaaaacgaaaacgaaaacggcgttgctgttgaggaagaggacgacagTAAAAATACATCTATTGATATTGACGTGAGCACAGTTGAGACGGGAGAGTCTGCGTCAGTTGTGGCTGATAGCCAGGTAGAGAAAATGGACATGGCAGAAAAGGAGCAAAAATTGTAG
- the LOC136184007 gene encoding tropomyosin beta chain-like: protein MVDQVKQKLRKLQDEIVDLESQRKEVEEEAEKLEKENGDRELEIKELESKLLVIEEDLDEAETTGQSEIKALDADYQEWEKRATTAENRVRTLDNDKAKLEGQLEDIISAKRKIEDDLNDMNDVLDD, encoded by the coding sequence ATGGTCGATCAAGTGAAGCAGAAACTGCGAAAGTTACAGGACGAAATCGTAGATCTCGAGAGCCaacgaaaagaagtcgaagaggaGGCGGAGAAGCTCGAAAAGGAGAACGGCGACCGCGAGCTCGAAATAAAGGAACTCGAGTCAAAATTACTCGTCATCGAGGAAgatctcgacgaagcggagaCGACCGGCCAGAGCGAGATCAAGGCTCTCGACGCCGATTACCAAGAGTGggaaaaacgagcgacgaccgCCGAAAATCGCGTTAGAACGCTCGATAACGACAAGGCGAAGTTGGAAGGTCAACTGGAGGATATCATAAGCGCTAAGCGTAAGAtcgaagacgatttgaatGACATGAACGATGTACTGGACGATTGA
- the LOC136183978 gene encoding tetraspanin-3-like: MDDSMPKRRIESFRICKLLLLFFNIGNVLVAVTLVFVGAALIQHVNKYDVFIGSRSVYGPASAVIVAGLLLFAVGIIGCWGAIAEKPRVLMVFIILQIVTLLIEIVGGGVAISSEGSVRAHVTTSFWNSMKQSLTDADRNKAIHKVQQDLMCCGSNGTDSWHWLLGKIPPSCCHNQSYCMQNISIPLDSDAYFDKNCPDSLYDTLKKYSIPVSAVCIAFALFQIFDLVFAVVVYRKKTKDIRYEQLAAMA, encoded by the coding sequence ATGGACGACTCGATGCCCAAGCGGCGAATCGAGTCCTTCCGCATCTGCAAACTTCTcctgctcttcttcaacaTCGGCAatgttctcgtcgccgtcaccctcgtcttcgtcggcgccgcGCTCATCCAGCACGTGAACAAATACGACGTTTTCATCGGTTCGCGGAGCGTTTACGGTCCCGCTTCGGCGGTGATCGTCGCCGGGCTCCTTCTCTTTGCCGTCGGCATCATCGGCTGCTGGGGCGCAATAGCGGAGAAACCGCGCGTTCTCATGGTGTTCATTATTCTCCAAATCGTCACCCTTTTGATCGAGATCGTCGGAGGGGGCGTGGCGATTTCTAGCGAAGGCAGCGTACGCGCTCACGTGACGACCTCCTTTTGGAACAGCATGAAGCAGTCTCTAACTGATGCAGATAGAAACAAGGCAATCCATAAAGTACAGCAAGATTTGATGTGCTGTGGCAGTAACGGAACGGATTCCTGGCATTGGCTCCTTGGCAAGATCCCTCCATCTTGCTGTCACAATCAATCCTATTGTATGCAAAATATTAGCATTCCATTGGATTCGGATGCGTACTTTGACAAAAATTGCCCTGATTCTCTTTATGATACGCTGAAAAAGTACTCGATTCCTGTCTCTGCCGTGTGCATCGCATTTGCTCTCTTTCAAATTTTCGATCTCGTTTTTGCGGTGGTCGTGTATCGCAAGAAGACAAAAGACATTCGGTATGAGCAGCTGGCAGCGATGGCCTAA
- the LOC136183972 gene encoding uncharacterized protein codes for MGNRSSRRDSYLPQSGPSRDAAYLQDIGGGGSRTSVQSRNSSNGTSDGDGVDGEVLEMLKAENMLGIADKLRRFSTRIQGVDDGMSLTVEALATFDRADFDGSGLTPLQRRRLVRAAERTSRNRQRNPGRGRSDDRGRNGATRTSTCVDEIRFSFDPSRRSSSSVDAPTRQKLSSCVDAIAVIAEEEKDEIDYMKTRLPMSPSDSSDLAPGYLEVLSPIAAAEPTSDDGTYIEFVSDRRLSKDEEKPENDASYEMLCGSTSGAAIIEEKEEASVEKNANDDEETSGRPPTLPPKTSSNQGAAKRDFSVQSGSRYSPVRFVLVMLNENPNDPDALFSSCKTIGSLAKQSGENAREAYDGNVVAMITDVLRLHSSVETLIEQGLKALARICYAVPDAVGDIVQGGEIEGILDLMAMHQNNAAVQIAACNLIYSLTYRDLNSRKALMKFGAIKSILDLLNNLSQDPQALMSAYCALACLSAQMYNAKTAIAESGGHVAIAVGMNEFLQHAQLQMYGCAAIANIAFGNCLSEENVTEDGLLQLVIGVIKEHKDNPNVLLYAMKALGSLIDSNDAWRYVFDSGIISVVMDACSAHPLQADLHLWSCYVLNSISVNGTGALRSQLMAMSIVDWCLRIMAFHSEETESYGAANNLLHGFPPYNLFSMKQNRDH; via the exons ATGGGCAACAGGTCGTCTCGCCGAGACTCCTATCTTCCGCAATCGGGACCGTCTCGCGACGCCGCCTACCTGCAAGACataggcggcggcggatccCGAACCTCGGTTCAGTCGCGAAACAGCAGCAATGGCACcagtgacggcgacggcgtcgacggcgaagtcCTTGAAATGCTCAAAGCAGAGAACATGCTCGGCATAGCCGACAAGCTGAGACGCTTCTCGACGCGAATTcaaggcgtcgacgacggcatgAGCCTCACCGTCGAAGCGCTCGCGACGTTCGATCGCGCCGACTTCGACGGCAGCGGCTTGACGCCTCTCCAACGACGAAGGCTCGTTCGCGCCGCCGAGCgaacgtcgagaaatcgACAACGAAATCCCGGAAGaggtcgaagcgacgacagGG GACGTAACGGCGCCACGCGAACAagcacgtgcgtcgacgaaattcgtttctcttttgatCCGAGTCGCCGATCGAGCTCGTCGGTCGACGCGCCTACGCGCCAAAAGCTTAGCTcgtgcgtcgacgcgatcgccgtTATagcggaggaggaaaaggacGAAATCGATTACATGAAAACGCGATTGCCCATGTCGCCGTCCGATTCGAGCGACTTGGCGCCCGGCTATCTCGAAGTATTATCGccgatcgccgccgccgagccGACGTCGGACGATGGAACGTACATCGAGTTCGTGTCTGATCGTCGTCTCAGTAAGGACGAGGAAAAGCCGGAAAACGACGCCTCCTATGAGATGCTCTGTGGGAGTACCAGTGGAGCAGCAATAAttgaggagaaagaggaggcgagtgtcgaaaagaacgctaatgatgatgaggaaACTAGCGGACGACCGCCTACCTTGCCCcccaagacgtcgtcgaatcagGGCGCCGCTAAAC GAGACTTTTCTGTTCAAAGTGGCTCCAGGTATTCGCCCGTTCGTTTTGTTCTAGTGATGTTGAACGAGAATCCTAACGATCCGGACGCCCTATTCAGTTCGTGCAAAACTATTGGAAGTCTGGCGAAGCAAA gcgGAGAAAATGCTCGGGAAGCTTACGATGGAAACGTCGTTGCAATGATAACAGACGTTCTCCGTCTTCACAGTTCAGTGGAGACTCTGATAGAACAAGGCCTCAAAGCGCTGGCTCGAATCTGCTATGCAG TCCCAGACGCTGTCGGCGATATTGTACAAGGTGGAGAGATAGAGGGCATTTTGGATCTTATGGCAATGCATCAAAACAACGCAGCTGTACAGATAGCGGCCTGCAATCTCATCTATAGCTTGACATATAGAG ATTTGAATAGCCGAAAGGCTTTGATGAAGTTCGGTGCCATCAAGTCGATTCTTGATCTTCTAAATAACTTATCCCAGGATCCTCAGGCTCTAATGTCTGCCTATTGCGCACTTGCATGTCTATCAGCTCAAA TGTACAACGCTAAGACGGCCATAGCTGAAAGCGGAGGGCATGTTGCTATCGCCGTGGGCATGAATGAATTCTTGCAGCATGCACAGCTGCAGATGTATGGCTGTGCAGCCATAGCGAACATAGCATTTGGCA ATTGTCTGTCTGAAGAAAACGTTACTGAAGACGGATTGCTGCAGCTCGTCATTGGAGTCATCAAGGAACACAAAGATAACCCCAATGTACTTCTCTATGCTATGAAAGCCTTGGGCAGTCTTATCGATTCGA ATGATGCTTGGAGATACGTCTTCGATTCCGGTATTATTTCCGTTGTGATGGACGCTTGCTCCGCTCATCCGCTGCAAGCCGATCTTCATTTGTGGAGTTGCTACGTGCTGAACTCAATTTCAGTGAATGGCACGG GCGCGTTGAGAAGCCAGCTGATGGCCATGTCCATTGTAGACTGGTGCTTGCGGATTATGGCATTTCACAGTGAAGAAACGGAGTCTTATGGTGCAGCCAACAATCTCTTGCACGGCTTTCCTCCTTATAATCTATTCAGCATGAAACAAAACCGTGATCACTAA